The Brachyspira hyodysenteriae ATCC 27164 sequence TAATTATTACCATTATAACGGACATTGAAGCGGAAAAGTTTGCATTGCTTCCTACTTCGCTTATGAACTCTGAATATATCATAGTAGGCATAGTTCTGTATCCTTCGCCTATAAGCATAGGAGTACCGAAATCAGCCAATGCATTCATAAATACAATGAGTCCTGCTGAAACTATAGTTGGTTTTATTAGTGGTATAGTTACAGTCATATTTCTCATAAAACTAGAAGCACCTAGATTTTCAGAAGCCTCTAAAAATATATTATCAATTTTTCCTAAAGCTCCGTAAACATACATAAATATAAATGGATACAGTTTTAAAGAAAAAACTAAAAGTATGCCATCAAAACCATATATAGTTGGTATATTTATACCTATATATGAAAAAAATCTGGTAATAACTCCATTTCTTCCAAGAAGCAGTATCCAAGAATATGCACCTATAAATGCCGGCGACATCATAGATATTATTATTAGAATTTCTATGATTCTTTTGCCTTTTAAATTATACATTTTCATACAGTAGGCTAAAGGAGTTCCTATTAATACAGCAAGTATAGTTACAGAAGTTGTTACTACAAAACTATTTATTAAAGTGCTGTAATAATATTTTTTGGTAAAGAATCTTATAAAATTATTTAATGTCCAAGCATCTGTTTTTATATCTTTAAAACTACTTAAAAATAATGAAAATAATGGATAAACTAAAAATAATGCAAAGACAAATGTCATTATTATAGTAATATATGTCCAAAAGTCCATTTTTTTTAATATAGTTTTTATTTTGTTTCTCATAATTATTTTCTCTTTTCACTGCTGATAATGATATTTACTTTATCATCAGGATTTTAGTAAGAAAATATATAGATATTTTTAAATACCTGCTGTAACTATATTTTTAAATTTCTCAAGCCAAGCTTCTTTATTTTTATCAACCATTTCTTCATCTTCTTTTATATCATTTATATTTTCAAGAGGCATAAGTATTTGAGAACCTTCTAAATTTTTTATTATTGCTCTTGTGAATAATTCATCATTGATAATTTTTTGGGCATCATAGCTTGTTACAAAATCTACAAACTTTTTGGCATTTTCTAAGTTTTTAGCATTTTTTATTATAGCCATAGAATGTGCTTTAGTTAGTACGCCTTCTTTCATATATATAACGTCTATAGGTGATCCTGTATGTATATAGTTTGCAGCTGCACTTTCAAATGTAAGCCCTACAGCATATTCATTATCAGCAACACCTTTATATACTGCTGAAGAACTGCTTAAAAGTTTTCCGTCTAAATTAGCATACAATTTTTCTACATAATCCCATCCGTTTTCTGGATTACCGTTGCCCATAGCATAAAGCATATTAACTAACTGTTCAAAAGATGATGATGAAGTAGTAGGATCATTAAATGCTATTTGTCCTTTTAAAGCAGGGTTAAGCAAATCAGCATATCCTTCTACTTTTATATCTTTTATTAAATTTGTATTTATTATTAATACGCTTGGACTTAGCATAAAGCCTGTTATGTATTTTTCTTTACTTCTGTAATCTTCGTATATGTTGTCATAATTTGTTGTAACATATTCTTGAAAAAGCTCTGAATTGTATTTTAGTATATTTTCATTAGCAGCAAAAAATATATCTCCTAGAGGATCATTTTTTTCAGCTTCTATTCTTTTTATTATTTCAGCAGTACCTGCTATGATAATTTCTACATTTATATCAGGATTTTTTTTACCAAATTCTTCTACAAGTCTGTCAATAAAAAATCTAGTTGCAGGAGTGTATATTACCAGACTATTTATATTTTCTTCTTTTTTGTTGTTAGAGCATGAAAGAATTGATATTATTAATAATAAAGATACTAGAAATATTTTAATTGTATTTTTCATATTTTTATCCTCGTTTTTATTTTTTATAATTTATCTGTAATTATATTTTTAAATTTTTCAAGCCAAGCTTCTTGATTTTCTTTCACAAAATTATCTATATATTCTAATTCTTCATTTGAAGTGATGGCATTTATATTTTTTATATCAACTAATATAGGAGATGCTCCTAAATCTTTTCTTACGGCTCTTGCATTAAGCTCATCATTCATTTTCTTTTGAGTATCAAAGCTAGTCATATAATCCAAAAACTTTTTAGCATTTTCCATATTTTTAGCATTTTTGATTATATATATTCCGGCAGGCTCCATTATAACGCCTTCTTTCATATATACTAATTTCACAGGAGATCCAGAAACAGCATAATTGGCAGCTGCATTCTCAAATGTAAGTCCTACAGTATATTCATTATCAGCAACACCTTTATATACAGCAGAAGAACCTGTGAGTAATTTTCCGTCTAAATTGTCGCATAATTTATCAATATATTCCCAGCCTTTATTGATATCATCTTTTCCCATTGTATACAATATAGTAACTAAATGTTTGAAAGATGATGAAGATGTAGATGGATCATTGAATGCTATTTTTCCTTTTAGTTTTTCATTAGTTAAATCAGAATAGCCTTCTATATTTATGTTGCCTACAAGATTAGTATTTACTATTAATACGCTTGGGCTAATCATAAATCTAGTCATTGTACCTTCTACGTTTTTATAGCTGTCTAGTATTTCATTTTCATTTGTTGTTGTGTAATTTTCAAATAAATCCTGATTGTTCTTTACCAAATTAATATTGGCTGCCATTAAAACATCGCATAAAGGATCATTTTTTTCTGTTTCTATTCTTTTTATTAATTCACCTGTTCCTGCGATTATTACTTCTACCTCTATATTTGGATTTTTGCTTTTGAAATCCTCTATTAAAGGATCTATAAAATCTCTTGAAGAAGGTGAATATATTACCAATGATGAAGTTTCAGATGTATTTTCATTTTTGCTGCATGAAAATAGCATTATAGAAATTATTAAAATTATAATTATTCTTGTAAAAGTACCAAAAAATCTCATAATTTTATCCCGCAATTAATTTTGCAATAAAATATATTATATTGTGTTTTTGTCAACAAAAAAATAAGCTTTTTAGTGCTATAAAGTGTAAATTAGTGCAAAAAGAGTTTACATAATAAAAAAATGCTAATAAAAGTTATCATAATATCGATAATTATGTTAACACTTTAACATTAGGATTATAATACATAATATGAAAAGCAAAATAGCTGAAAAAGCGTATACTCTCATAAAAAAGAAGAAATATAAAAAAGCAAAAGAGATGCTTCTTAATAATAAAGTGAGAATGTCTCATGATGCGGAAGCTCTTGCTATGCTTTCATTTGCTGATATATTTTTAAAAGATTTCTACGGTGCCGAAGAACTTTCAAGAAAGGCTCTTAGAGAGGATAATTTTTGCTTTAATGCTATGCTTGCAAAAGCTTATATTAGTTTGCATAATGGACATAGAGAAAATGCTTTAAGAGAGTATTTCAGAATATTAGATTTAGATCCTGAAAATAAAGTCGCTAAAGACAATATAGAAAGAATAAGATTTTTAACTAATAATGCTAGAGGCGATGAGATTAATCCAAGAGCATATTTACTTGGCAAGAAAAAATTATCAATGTCTAGATTTTTGGTGCTTATACCTATAGCATTCATACTCACATTTTTATCATACATAACAATAGACAGAGTTTATCCTAAAATAAGATATGTACTTCTTGATAAAGAGCAAAAAGAATTAAGAGAAAAACTTGAGAATGTATACTTATTTGAAGGATTGGAAGACGGCAAGATTCCAGAGAGTGCCAAGAGTCCCACATACTCACCACGTGAAGTAGCAGAGATGTTTGATAAGGCTAAAAACAATATGAGAAGTGCATCTGTTAATGAAGCTGTTATGATAATAAATGGTGCATTAAAGAGCGACATAAACGAATATTTAAAAGAGAGATTCAGAGTGCTTAAACAATTTGTAATAGCACCAGATTATAATATTTTTAGAGAGAGTCCTGACTATCTTACAGTAGTTGCAAATTACGACTTATACAATGGCGGATATGTGAAATGGAAAGCCGATGTAAACACTGTAGGTCAAACCAATATAGACGGCATACCAAAGAAAAGAGCAAGACTTTTGATTTATGACACAGCCGACAAGAACATTGCAGGCGTTGCTGATTTAATAGTAAATGTTACTGTAACATTAGAGCCTAAAAACTATATAGAAGTGTACGGTAAGATTTTGGGCTATGATGCCAAGCAGAAATCAATACAGCTCGAAGGTCAGATTATAAAGCATTTGCCTAAGAAGAAGTAAAAAACTATAATTGCATAATCATCAAAAAACTATATAATAAAAAAATCTTATAAATAGGATTTTATATGTCTAAATATGATTTTAATATTATTATAGAGCAAGATGAAGATGGAATGTATATAGCAACGGTTCCTGCATTAAAAAGCTGTTATACTCAGGCAAAATCGATAGATGAGCTATACATAAGAATAAAAGAAGTTATAGAGCTTTGTCTTGAAGTTGAAGAAGAACATAACTATTTGAAAGATAATTATAAATATAATAAACTCATAAAAGCTGACAAGGTAGAAGTTAGTATATGAGCAAATTGTCCATATGTGATTCAAAAACTATGATAAAAATTCTTATGTTATTAGGTTTCAAAGAATTAAGGCAAAAAGGAAGTCATAAATTTTTTATTAATGATAAAGGGCTTACTACTGTTATACCTGTTCATAATGAAGATTTAACAAGAGGTTTAATCAGAAAAATTTTAAAAGATATCAATATAACTATAGATGAATATGAGAAATTAAAAAAATCAATTTAATTATAAGAATCTCAAGCCCCTTTAGCAAATTTCCTAAACGCCTGAACAGTCTGCACCGAGCCGTACCAAAAAGCAATTTTACCTATAAAATAACTTATTGCTCTAATAATAGTATTGTCTTTGTATATATAACTTTCATTAGTTTTATCTAATATTATTTGATTAAAATTTGTAGGTGTTATATATGAAAGAAGTTCTTTTATAAAACTTTTATTATCAATATCTATAAGTATACTAAAAATATAGTTCTGAATAGGAATGAATAATATTAAATATGTAAACATTGAAATAAATATATATTTTGTAATCTTTGTATTATCACATAATGGTATAAAAAGAAATGAAATAAGTACAAATATAAAAATTGGTATATTATAAATATTATACGAAAGAGTAAAAAACACACTTGGAAAAAGAATAGTACAAATAAAAGCCTTAATCCAATTCTGCCCATTGTCGCTATATAAAGAACTTAATTCAATAGAAAGTATATCGCCGAAAGTTTTTAGATTTTTATTTTCTTTAAATTGCTCTTTTAATTCCTCTTTATGTAGTCTAGTTTCTTCTGCTTGATATTCTAATGCTTTTATATAATTAGATTTTTTTAATTCTTCATTTTTTAGTATTCTTGCAGTTTCAGAATTTAATATATTATAAAAATTACTATCTAAGTAATAAAGATTATCCATAATATATGTATTTTTAAGATTTATATTTTTTATATCTATATTTTTTAATATGATTTTTCCATTTATTCTTGTATTAAGAATAGATAATTTTTTGATACATATTTTATTTTTTTGTGAGTTATTAATTAGTGAAATTGAATATTTATCATCTGTAAATATAATACTATTAAAAATTAATTCTGTATTTTCATTAACATTAAAATTATATAATTCAAAATTATTTTCTAATTTTAAATAATGAAATATTACTTGAGAATAAAAAATAGTTCCATTAAAACTAAAGTATTTGAAATGATTATAATAATCTGGAAATTCTATATTTTTATTGAAATTAGCGTGATCAAAAAAAACTTTATTATTAAAATATGAACATAGAAGATTAACATCTCCATTAAATATGGTACATTTAAAAGAAGTTTTTTCATAAAATGAAGTTTGAAACAATTCTAAATCACAATTAAATACAGAATTATCAAAATAAACATAGTTATAGAAATTTGTATCTGAAAAATCTACATCTGAAAAAATACAATTATTAAATTTAGTAATATCATCAAATTTACAATGCCAAAAATTAACACCTGAATTAAATATTGTATTTGAAAAATTAACTGTTTTTTTAAAATTTGAACAAGAAAAATCTATAAATATGCTAAATTTAAATTTAGATAAATCAAAATATTTTTCAAAAATTAGAGTTGATAAATTTATGTAATCAAGATTTAAATATTCAATTTTTTCTATAGATAATAAATTTATAATTTTTCCTATATCAAAACTAAAGTTAACCTTAATAAATTTATCTAAAGTTACATTTATAGGATTTTTATAACCTATGTTCAAAACTAAATCTTTGTTTTCTACTTCATTAATATCAATATTTTTTTCTTTAGATATTTCTTTTTTTTGTTCATTTAAATCATAGATTAACCATTTTATTAATTCTTGTTCATTATTATATTCTTTAGGTTGTTCCATAAAAAACTCTTAAAAAATTTATGATTCAATTATAAACTAAATAATTAAATCATCAACAATATATAAGATAATTAAAAAATTCTAAACAAGGGCTAACAGCCCGCATGCTAATATAGATTAGTTTATATTTTTGAGGCTTGCTAGAAATATAAGGCTGTCCCTTAATGATGTAATTGTTTTTTGTTTCTTTTTTACAAAAAAGAAATGCCATTTTTTTGGTTCTTTTTTTGGGCAAGCAAAAAAAGAACGATAACAATTTGATTTACTTTAATAAAGTAAGTCATTCTTTCAAAAATCCATGCTCATACACCTTAACAGCAATCTTTTTAGCAAGAATATCGAGATTGAATTTAAGGTCGGCAAGTAAAGAGTTGTAAGTCTCATCTTTGGAAGTAGGATTCATACGCCCCTTATCGTTAAATTTTTGGAAAAACGCACGTATATCATAATATGACGCATTAACATTTATGAGATCGAAAGAATGATAATACTTCCATAGTGATAAACCAGCCTTAAAAACCGCCTTAGCCTCTTTAGAAAATTTCAAAGGCTTTGAAGATTTTGTATTGCTAGTAAATAAATCGCCTGAACTATTACTGCTCTTAATTTTGCCTGATAGGAAATCAGTCATGAAATGTGAAGAGAAAGAGTCTTTTGCATCAACTTCAGCTTCAGTGAACGGTATCCAGTGGTTTACAGTATCTTTACCAGATATATGATTTCTTGAATGGAACAAAGCGAAAGCAACACAGTCATTCTGAAACTCGGTGTCATCTTCCCAAGAGCTATTAGGATAAAAAAATTGGTCATTATGATTAATCCAAGTATGATCTATACAATGGCGAACAGATAATGCAATCATAACTTCTATTAGATTATTAGGAGATATATGTATTTTTTGATTATGCTGTGAATCGGATACATAATTAGCAATAAATACTAAATTTTGTTGTTGAAAATCAGCCCCACCTATATTTAACATTCCTAAATCTTGATAATCTCCTTGTGGTCTCAATTCTGAAATCCATTGAGAAAACATTTTTAAATTATCATATGCATAAAAATTTTTTTTGCTATAAATATTTGAATTTTCATTAATGATATCCAATTTTACATTTGTTATTTTTTGTTTTTTAGAGGTATCCCAAATTAAAAATCCTATAGGAAATTCTCCTTTTACATTATCAAATGTATTAGCTAATACAATAAATCCTTTTAAAAAGTTAGGCTGAAATATTTCTCTAAATTTTTTAAAATTAATAGAATTAATATATTTTAAAGTTGAAAAAGAAGCCAATATACAATTATTTATTTCTTTATAAGCTCTTATAAAAAAATGAGCAAAAAGTTCATTACTTGCCTTACTTAAAATTTCTTTGTATTTAAAATATGTATTATTTTCTGTTGTAACTTTATCTTTATGTTCTCCGCTTGATGACATTTTCTTTCTATTTCCAGATTCAGCGTAAGGAGGGTTGATATATATTACTAATTTCTTTCTTTTCTCTTCATCATCTATTATAGCTTTCAAGTCTTTAGGGAGTTTATCAAATTCATCATTCAAAAAATCGAATTGAAATATATGATTTTCAAGCAGGTTAGCTCCGTTCTTTACTCTCTCTTTCATTATTTCTACATCTGCCTTGTCTAAAGTAGAAGCCCAGATATTATATTTATTCGTAAGTCCTGCAAGCAAATTACCTGTACCTGCAGCACAGTCCCATATATAATATTCGTCCTGCCAATTCTCGCCCAATGCTTCTGCAATATATTCCTGACTCTTTTCAACCCATATCTGAGGTGTGAAAAATGAGCCTTTTCTCTCCCTTATATCCTGCGGTACTAATAAATCGCGTCTTTCTATTATATAATCCCAATATTCCTCTTTCGGCGGTCTTTGATATCTTTTCCAAAACTCATTATGTGCCTTCTGCTTATCATAAAAATGTGCTTCCTTACTTGAGGCTAATCCCATATCGTCTATTTTTCTGTCAAGCTCATAATGATCTTCTTTAAGTATTACATATAGTTTTTCTTTTAATGTTAAATTATTTTCGCTTAATAAATCCGCTAAATAAAAATCGGCATCTATTATACCGTATGTTTTAGCCTTGTCCCAATCTACAGATATAGATGTTTTTACAGCATTAAGCCATTTTGAATATATATTAACAAAATTATTCTTATCAATCTGCACTTTCGATAAAGAGTTTTTACCGGCTATAAAATTAACCCTTATAAACTCTTTTAATTCCGTATCATCATCATCAAATTTATAAATATAGCTTTCATTTTTCAAAGTATCTTCTACTAGATTATAAAGCTGTTTAAACTCTTTAGACTCATGATCTGAAGGCGTTACATTCCAATTAAAATCATTTTGATTAAATACATCAAGAACTTTATAATATTGAATAAAAGCTATTTTTTCTGCATCAAAAGCTCCCAAAAATGGGGGAGGCAAATGCTTATCAAAAACTCTTTTCTTTCCTATAGTAAGTATCAGCTGCACAAAAGATTCATAAATATCGTTTTTATTTCCTTTTTTAGCTTCCGCCCACAAAAAATATTCTGTTTCTTTTTTGTCTGCTTCTTTTTTAGGTGCAATACTGAAATCAATCTCTTCTATGATTTGAGTATTATCGAAAGAGTGAAAATAATCTCTTGCTACTTTATTTTTTAATTCTTCTTCTCTGATAGTTTTACTGTAAGACATAAGATTATAATAGTATAATTTATGTCGAAAGTCAATATTTTTGCACTGTTAAAATTACTCAAAAAAAGATAATTTTCTATTTGTGAATTTTTTATTATATAGTATAATATCTAAAGGACAAAGCTATATTTTAAAAGGAGTTTACAAATATGGTTACAGCTATTACTACTACTGACACAACTAATACTTATGTTACGTCAATAGGCGGGGTAAATATCACTGTCAGAAGCAATTTCTCTGACAAAACAGCTACTGTTGAAGTAGAGCCGAAAATTACGGGGGGTGCTTTAAATGTGCAAGGGTGATTTCCCCCTTATCGCATTTATATTATCGGTTCTTTAATTTAATACTTTAGTAAAGTTTTTGTTCAATTATTAAAAGTAATGGAGTTGTTCGTGGGAGACAGCTCCATTTTTTATGCTTGAATTATTGATATTTTTGTTTATACTTTTATATTATCTTATATATTTTCTATAGTTATATAAGATAAATTATAAAGGCGGAATTTATGAATAATAAATATAATGAAAATAAAAAATATGAAACTATAGTGCATTATATAATAAATAGCTGCGATGATATTAGAAAGCTTGGAAGTATTAAATTAAACAAAATACTTTTTTATTCTGATTGTGATATGTTTATCAGAAAAAATAAAACTATCACTAATGATAAATATATAAAAAGACAATATGGACCTGTTCCTAAAAAAATATTGACAATATTGTCAAATCTAGAAAAAAAGAAAAAAATTTCTATAAGAAAGCCTTCTCAAAATAGATTATATGATACAACATTATATTTTAGTTTGACTGATGATATGGATTTGGATATTTTAACAGCAGAAGAGGTTTCTATATTAGAACATTATTTAAAAATTATATCAAATAACTATACAGCTAAAGAAATAAGTGAAATATCTCATGATAGAATATGGGAGTTAGCAGATTTAGGCGAAGAAATACCAATATATACTATACATGCTTCAGAAACTGAAGAAATAAATGCAGATGATATAGAGGCTTTAAGTGCAGCATTATAATATTGAAGTTAATCAAAAAGTATATGATTTTATAGAAAAATATAAACCTATATATTCTGATTTATCTATTCTTTATGATGCGGCTTATTGGAGATTGCAAAGAGATGAAGAAGATTATTTCAATGATAAATTGCAATTGTATATATTAAAAGTAGGTTCAAAAAGCAGTCAAATATCATTATGTTTAGCTTTTGAGAAAGGTATTCAAAAATTAAGCAAAAATACATTTGAAGAAACAAAATTAATTGTTTCAGCTTCTATAACAGATAAAAAAACAAATAAAATTATACAAATTAAAAAATAATAATTATTGATTGACATTTTTTATTTTTTTCTGCATTGATATAGTGTTGCGCTCCCAAAATACACTATCTGTATAGCCCTGTATTTCTTTATTGTTTTCAGCATTTTCGATTCTTTTTTCAGCCCAAGCACAATAGGTTTTATGCTGTTCTATCCCTGAATAATTTCTACCTAATTTCTTAGCTACCACCGAAGTAGTACCGCTTCCCAAAAAAGGATCAAATATAAAATCATTGGCATTAGAGCTTGCTAATATCAATTTCGCTATTAACTTTTCAGGCTTCTGAGTAGGGTGAGCAGTGTTTTCTGACATAGACCAATAAGGTACTGATATGTCATCCCAAAAATTAGAAGGGCATGTGTCTCTAAAATTTCCATCTTCCGTTTCTACCCAATCTTTAGGCTTTCCTTCTATTCTGTATGGAGCTATTACTTTTCTTCTTGTTTTAACATCATCTACATTGAATGTGTATTTATTGGATACGGTAGCAAACCATATATCTTCCATTCCATTCTTCCAATTATTTTTAGCCCCTCTGCCTTTCTCTCTCTGCCAAGTAATTCTGTTTTGTATGTTAAAATATTTTTCTAAAACATTTCCTATTACAAGACTAGACTTCCAATCACAGCATACATATATAGAAGCCTCTTTTTTTAATATTGGAATAATGCTTTCTACCCATAGATGAGTATATTTTTCATAGCTTAAATTATCTATGTCTTTGAATTTATACCCATGATAATTTTTTGATATATTATAAGGCGGATCAACTATCATTAAATCAGCTATATTTTTTTCTATTTTTTTTAATACATCAAAAGTATTGCCGTTTATAGTTTTATTTATAATATCTTCTTTTTTGTATTCTATTATATTTTCATTGTCTATAATACATTTGTCTAGATATGATTTACCTTCTTCTGTATTTATATCAAAATCAATAGTTTTATTTTTGACTGATTTAACTTTAGTATTCATGTATTTTCCGCGATTATAAAAATTATTCCCATTCTATAGTAGCAGGCGGTTTTGAAGATATATCATAAACAACGCGGTTAATACCTTTAACTTCATTTATTATTCTGTTTGATATTATACCCAAAACATTATAATCAATTTTAGCCCAATCAGCAGTCATAGCATCAACACTTTCAACAGCTCTTATAGCACAAACCTGCTCATAAGTTCTTCCGTCGCCCATAACGCCAACACTTTTTACAGGAAGAAGTATAGCAAAAGACTGCCATAATTTTCTATAAAGTCCTGCTTTCTTTATCTCGCTTACAACTATATCATCAGCTTCTTGAAGTATTTTAACTCTCTCTTCTGTGATATCGCCTAATATTCTAACTGCCAAACCAGGACCAGGGAAAGCCTGTCTGTATACAATATCTTCAGGTAATTTTAATTCTAAACCTATCTCTCTAACTTCATCTTTAAATAATTCTCTGAAAGGCTCTAAAAGTTCAAATTTCATGTCCTTTGGAAGTCCGCCAACATTATGATGGCTTTTTATAACAGCAGAGCTTCCTCTTAAAGATACACTCTCTATAACATCAGGATAAAGCGTACCTTGTGCTAAAAATCCAACATTCTCAATCTTTTTAGCCTCATCATTAAACACGCTTACAAATTCATGACCTATTATCTTTCTCTTTTGTTCAGGGTCTGTAACTCCAGCTAATTTATCTAAAAATCTCTTTGAAGCATCAACATAAATTAAATCAATATTGAAATTATCTCTAAATACTTCAACAACTTTTTTATCTTCATCTTTTCTAAGAAGTCCATTATTAACGAATATACATTTTAATTGCTTTCCTATAGCTTTTTCTATTAATACAGCAGCTACAGAAGAATCAACTCCTCCAGAAAGTCCTAATATTACATTTTTATCGCCTACAGTTTCTCTTATTCTTTTTATTTCATATTCTATAAAAGAGCCCATATTCCAATTTCTTTCGCATTTACAAATATTAAATAAGAAATTTTCTATGATTTTTATACCATTTTCAGTATGAACTACTTCAGGGTGAAACTGTATAGCATAAATATTTTTTTGTTTATTTTCTATAGCAGCGAGTTCAGTATTCGGAGTTTTTGCTATAAGTTCAAAACCTTCAGGTATAGATTTAATACTATCTCCATGACTCATCCATACTATATTGCTTTTACCAAATGATTTAAATATGCTTTCATGATTAGTAATTTCAATTTCAGCTTTTCCATATTCACGTTTTTCTGCACCTTCAACTTTTCCGCCCATAGAATAAACTATTATCTGCATACCATAACATATTCCTAGTATAGGCACTCCAAGTTCAAATAACTCTTTATCTACTTTTGGAGCATCTTCTTCATATACGCTTGAAGGTCCTCCTGAAAGTATTATTGCCTTAGGATTAAAATTCTTTATAAAATCTATTGAAACATGAAATGGGTGAATTTCTGAATATACATTTAATTCTCTTATTCTTCTTGTAATAAGCTGTGTAAATTGTGAGCCGAAATCTAGTATTAAA is a genomic window containing:
- the guaA gene encoding glutamine-hydrolyzing GMP synthase — encoded protein: MQNNIDKVLILDFGSQFTQLITRRIRELNVYSEIHPFHVSIDFIKNFNPKAIILSGGPSSVYEEDAPKVDKELFELGVPILGICYGMQIIVYSMGGKVEGAEKREYGKAEIEITNHESIFKSFGKSNIVWMSHGDSIKSIPEGFELIAKTPNTELAAIENKQKNIYAIQFHPEVVHTENGIKIIENFLFNICKCERNWNMGSFIEYEIKRIRETVGDKNVILGLSGGVDSSVAAVLIEKAIGKQLKCIFVNNGLLRKDEDKKVVEVFRDNFNIDLIYVDASKRFLDKLAGVTDPEQKRKIIGHEFVSVFNDEAKKIENVGFLAQGTLYPDVIESVSLRGSSAVIKSHHNVGGLPKDMKFELLEPFRELFKDEVREIGLELKLPEDIVYRQAFPGPGLAVRILGDITEERVKILQEADDIVVSEIKKAGLYRKLWQSFAILLPVKSVGVMGDGRTYEQVCAIRAVESVDAMTADWAKIDYNVLGIISNRIINEVKGINRVVYDISSKPPATIEWE